A region of Halalkaliarchaeum desulfuricum DNA encodes the following proteins:
- a CDS encoding 5-methylcytosine restriction system specificity protein McrC — translation MSAVDEVYEYGQDTFNVPERGEIRIEGCPSSITDQLRRASFTRESPGVFTKSQEALDSDQEYEVITVTVEGDDGNVLHVSATDIIGVVSLTPSSKVQVDPKIEWEHIFDMLLAVYDQNRSLEYHGIPLQDFLSDDIHLDDVFVVLAINYLDGLETIQRNGYIRDLILRRVDSLDGRGEIDVEQTLLNHARGTIEPHWIRNEIEYDNAANSLLHYAGKTLLRLFRENAADRDHPGYVRLFSEVHREVERLERMGVDSGLDRIDEYRRISLEDLPKQRRYYRTAFDVSKAVLSSSLGQQLRDGPRELVVDYVLNMESLFEQYSQVVIERELAYVKSYDHLGDLEAVTPVRSPSVNPFEGESQIRHEPDHALQEGDETIAVLDSKYYAEGHDPVKESPSRSRLFSYAYLLDSDRLAFLCPLLEPRRRRVTQTGAELRIVSPEGEFALDVYDEVIHEYLHDVLVEDHPELEAFRAVAENDLCLDGVDEGDLSRAKEMSGPFTFKDVRDFSLRVVKAAADEHSYNVRNRYDLEQDGDWTRDQIEARCERRYEHTTTCIPVFHREGGNEWIDLYFLQNGTGEVEKEGPLKLL, via the coding sequence ATGAGCGCCGTTGACGAAGTCTACGAGTACGGGCAAGACACCTTCAACGTCCCAGAGCGAGGCGAAATCCGCATAGAGGGGTGTCCGTCGTCCATCACCGACCAGCTTCGTCGCGCGTCGTTCACACGCGAGAGTCCAGGCGTGTTCACGAAGAGCCAGGAGGCGCTCGACTCCGATCAGGAGTACGAGGTCATCACAGTCACCGTCGAGGGGGACGACGGCAACGTGCTCCACGTCTCCGCCACTGACATCATCGGCGTGGTGAGCCTGACGCCCTCGTCGAAGGTCCAAGTCGATCCCAAGATCGAGTGGGAGCATATCTTCGACATGCTCCTGGCCGTGTACGACCAGAATCGCTCGTTGGAGTACCACGGTATTCCGTTACAGGACTTCCTCTCCGACGACATCCACCTCGACGACGTGTTCGTCGTGCTGGCGATCAACTATCTCGACGGCCTCGAAACCATCCAGCGCAACGGGTACATCCGCGACCTGATCCTCCGACGAGTTGACAGCCTGGACGGCCGCGGGGAGATCGACGTCGAACAGACGCTGCTCAACCACGCCCGCGGGACGATCGAACCCCACTGGATCCGGAACGAAATAGAGTACGACAACGCGGCGAACTCGCTGCTCCATTACGCCGGGAAGACGCTCCTGCGACTCTTCCGGGAGAACGCTGCCGACCGCGATCACCCCGGGTACGTCCGGCTATTCTCCGAAGTCCACCGAGAGGTCGAACGCCTCGAACGGATGGGCGTTGATAGCGGGCTGGACCGCATCGACGAGTACCGCCGTATCTCGCTGGAAGACCTGCCGAAGCAGCGACGTTACTACCGGACGGCGTTCGACGTGTCGAAAGCGGTGCTGTCGTCCTCGCTCGGTCAGCAGCTCCGGGACGGCCCCCGCGAACTGGTCGTCGATTACGTGCTGAACATGGAGTCGCTGTTCGAGCAGTATTCCCAGGTCGTGATCGAGCGAGAGCTCGCTTACGTGAAGTCGTACGACCACCTCGGAGATCTCGAAGCCGTGACCCCCGTCAGATCGCCGTCAGTGAATCCGTTCGAGGGCGAGAGCCAGATCCGGCACGAACCCGATCACGCGCTTCAGGAGGGCGACGAGACGATCGCAGTACTCGACTCGAAGTACTACGCTGAGGGACACGATCCGGTGAAGGAGTCACCGTCCCGCTCGCGGCTGTTCAGCTACGCGTACCTCTTGGACTCTGACCGGCTTGCGTTCCTGTGTCCCCTCCTCGAACCGAGACGGCGTCGGGTCACGCAGACCGGTGCGGAGCTACGAATCGTCTCCCCGGAGGGCGAGTTCGCGCTGGACGTCTACGATGAGGTCATTCACGAGTACCTCCACGACGTTCTCGTCGAGGACCACCCGGAGCTCGAAGCGTTCCGCGCCGTCGCCGAGAACGACCTGTGTCTCGACGGCGTGGACGAGGGGGACCTGAGTCGGGCCAAGGAAATGAGTGGTCCGTTCACATTCAAGGACGTCCGTGACTTCTCGCTCCGCGTGGTCAAGGCGGCCGCCGACGAGCACTCCTACAACGTCCGGAACCGATACGACCTCGAACAGGACGGCGACTGGACGCGCGATCAGATTGAGGCCCGTTGCGAGCGGCGATACGAGCACACGACGACGTGTATCCCGGTGTTTCACCGCGAAGGCGGGAATGAGTGGATCGACCTGTACTTCCTGCAGAACGGCACCGGCGAGGTTGAGAAGGAAGGTCCGCTGAAGCTTCTGTAG
- a CDS encoding type II toxin-antitoxin system death-on-curing family toxin — protein sequence MGEDPEPTRYLSAADILTIHELIVESNEDTEPGVSSRGDVEYAVEAVREGHFGQAPETIHETAYQLLRLIASNHPFVDGNKRTALMSVRIFYALNGLEFDYDRRIKEILKELATDEAAVEAETATAYLRDHTEPLSPEYRATVELWLSRIGAEGSRPTDLDIEGIDEAESEQNGYDDGSRRDE from the coding sequence ATGGGAGAGGATCCGGAACCGACGCGGTACCTGTCCGCTGCCGACATCCTGACGATCCATGAGCTGATCGTCGAGTCGAACGAGGACACCGAACCGGGCGTCTCCTCCCGGGGCGACGTCGAGTATGCCGTGGAAGCGGTTCGTGAGGGGCATTTCGGACAGGCACCCGAGACGATCCACGAGACGGCGTATCAACTCCTCCGGCTCATCGCCTCGAATCACCCGTTCGTTGATGGGAACAAACGGACAGCGCTGATGTCAGTTCGGATCTTCTACGCGTTGAACGGACTGGAGTTCGACTACGACCGGCGAATCAAGGAGATCCTAAAGGAGTTGGCCACCGACGAAGCTGCTGTCGAAGCTGAGACCGCGACCGCGTACTTACGGGATCACACCGAGCCGCTCTCGCCCGAGTACCGGGCCACCGTCGAACTCTGGCTTTCCCGGATCGGTGCAGAGGGAAGTCGTCCGACTGACCTCGATATCGAGGGTATCGACGAGGCGGAAAGTGAGCAGAACGGTTATGACGACGGTTCACGTAGGGACGAATGA
- a CDS encoding DUF1156 domain-containing protein encodes MSEQSGSSQERHERTELPIERGFPIERVNEIAEKEGRAKMYYRPIYTMHKWWARRLGCVFRAICLYTLLDDPEKVSVYEPGHEGGTLAAYGDDDGESDLDVASLLERVDMTDPESLWELYPKDVRVEDKKILDPFMGGGTSLVEASRFGAEVVGNDLNPVAWFVTKKELEAGQTDVEELEEAFEQVKEDVADEITQYYKTPCPNGDHDADVMYNFWVKELDCVSCGSTVPLFKDYRVAKGRYENDDKYNVLCPDCGAVTLVDDWQSDSVCNDCGHGFVPKEGNASQGNYNCPACGQKYRITDAIQEQNGYSTRLYAVEYYCSECDSNGRDRSEFKGYKQSTTTDKELFEKAKNKWESNDYLHKFTPNIEIRDGYKTASPKFEATARGEGNLEIHDIEYWTDMYNERQLLSLSKLLRSISEVEDQNLQEYLLLAFSGTLRTNSMMVGYDYSYNKIINIFKSNSFDPPQQPTEGNVWGTEYGRGTFESIWDMVKSGVEYARSPTERYVSDGESIESEPFNQPIGANATVRQGDMRQIDAENEYDAVITDPPYYHNVLYSELSDFFYVWLRTILKSDYDCFESEAAPRAESIVSNPAEGKGPEEFESELREAFSTIDQALKDDGVLTFTYHHSDSESWGELLESLCDVGFEVTATYPITADINKFITGEAVSFDIVVVARPIDDTEPTSWKSLRRNIYRTARQTRKQLEENRDLSRGDIGVMEMGACFREYSKHHGKVQRDGEIMSAKEVVQEIYGIIQEASDIGVEDVFIDLLDTPNVSYDDVNKLCRGTNATPEDLKEMRLYNQDDGFELGTWDNEKRQAYIQERVNGDGGEHLSNLDKLQFLRYRYEKGQSVQNYVDKWGVDDDLRELAGRLADVTSDDTYTRVLGDRDITSY; translated from the coding sequence ATGTCTGAGCAATCCGGATCCTCGCAGGAGCGCCACGAGCGTACGGAACTCCCCATCGAACGGGGGTTCCCGATCGAGCGCGTGAACGAGATCGCCGAGAAAGAGGGGCGGGCGAAGATGTACTACCGTCCGATCTACACGATGCACAAGTGGTGGGCGCGCCGCCTGGGCTGTGTCTTCCGCGCGATCTGTCTGTACACACTCCTCGACGATCCCGAGAAGGTCTCCGTCTACGAGCCGGGTCACGAGGGTGGCACGCTCGCGGCGTACGGCGACGACGATGGCGAGTCCGACCTCGACGTCGCGTCGCTGCTCGAACGCGTGGACATGACGGACCCGGAGAGCCTCTGGGAACTCTACCCGAAAGACGTCCGCGTCGAGGACAAGAAAATCCTCGACCCGTTCATGGGTGGCGGGACGTCACTCGTCGAGGCGTCTCGGTTCGGCGCGGAGGTCGTCGGCAACGACTTGAACCCCGTCGCGTGGTTCGTCACGAAGAAGGAACTCGAAGCGGGCCAGACTGACGTCGAAGAGCTTGAGGAGGCTTTCGAGCAGGTGAAGGAGGACGTCGCCGACGAGATTACGCAGTACTACAAGACGCCCTGTCCGAACGGCGACCACGACGCGGACGTGATGTACAACTTCTGGGTGAAGGAGTTGGACTGTGTCTCCTGTGGCAGCACGGTTCCGCTTTTTAAGGACTATCGAGTGGCAAAGGGGCGCTACGAGAACGACGATAAGTATAACGTCCTCTGTCCTGATTGTGGTGCAGTCACCCTGGTAGATGACTGGCAATCTGATAGCGTTTGCAATGACTGTGGCCACGGATTTGTACCCAAGGAAGGGAATGCATCACAGGGGAATTACAACTGCCCCGCCTGTGGACAAAAATACAGAATAACGGATGCGATCCAAGAACAGAATGGTTATTCAACCCGTCTTTATGCCGTTGAGTACTATTGTTCAGAGTGTGATAGTAATGGGCGAGACAGGAGTGAATTCAAGGGCTATAAACAAAGTACAACAACGGACAAAGAGTTATTTGAAAAGGCGAAAAACAAATGGGAATCGAACGATTACCTCCATAAATTCACACCGAATATAGAAATACGAGACGGATATAAAACCGCCTCACCAAAGTTCGAAGCAACGGCTCGTGGAGAAGGGAATTTGGAAATACATGATATCGAATATTGGACAGATATGTATAATGAAAGACAATTACTTTCTTTATCCAAGTTACTTCGATCTATCTCTGAGGTCGAAGATCAGAATCTACAGGAATATCTCTTGCTGGCATTCAGCGGCACTTTGAGAACAAATTCGATGATGGTCGGTTACGATTACTCCTACAATAAGATTATAAACATATTCAAATCTAACTCGTTTGATCCCCCTCAACAACCTACTGAAGGTAATGTGTGGGGTACAGAATATGGTAGAGGTACGTTTGAGTCCATTTGGGATATGGTGAAATCTGGAGTAGAATATGCTCGATCTCCTACTGAGCGGTATGTCTCGGATGGCGAATCTATAGAATCAGAGCCTTTCAACCAACCTATCGGGGCAAATGCAACAGTTCGCCAAGGAGATATGCGACAGATTGATGCCGAAAATGAATATGATGCGGTAATCACAGATCCACCGTATTATCACAATGTCTTATATTCTGAACTATCTGATTTCTTTTATGTATGGCTGAGGACCATCTTGAAATCTGATTACGACTGTTTCGAATCAGAGGCAGCCCCGAGGGCGGAAAGCATAGTTTCTAATCCGGCAGAGGGAAAGGGGCCGGAAGAATTTGAATCAGAGCTTCGTGAAGCATTCAGTACCATTGACCAGGCACTCAAAGACGATGGTGTTCTAACGTTTACTTACCACCATAGTGACTCAGAATCATGGGGAGAATTGCTTGAATCACTATGTGACGTTGGGTTCGAAGTTACAGCAACATACCCAATTACTGCGGACATAAACAAATTCATTACTGGTGAAGCAGTCTCCTTCGACATCGTCGTCGTCGCCCGTCCGATCGACGATACCGAACCTACCTCGTGGAAGTCGCTTCGCCGCAACATCTACCGCACGGCCCGCCAGACTCGCAAGCAGCTCGAAGAGAACCGCGATCTCTCTCGGGGCGACATCGGCGTGATGGAGATGGGCGCGTGTTTCCGTGAGTACTCCAAGCACCACGGCAAGGTCCAGCGCGACGGCGAGATCATGTCCGCCAAGGAGGTCGTCCAGGAGATCTACGGCATCATTCAGGAGGCCAGCGATATCGGCGTCGAGGACGTATTCATCGACCTGCTCGACACCCCGAACGTCTCCTACGACGACGTCAACAAGCTCTGCCGCGGGACGAACGCCACGCCGGAGGACCTCAAGGAGATGCGCCTGTACAACCAGGACGACGGCTTCGAGCTCGGCACCTGGGACAACGAGAAGCGGCAGGCGTACATCCAGGAGCGGGTCAACGGCGACGGCGGCGAACACCTCTCGAACCTCGACAAGCTCCAGTTCCTCCGGTACCGCTACGAGAAGGGCCAGTCCGTCCAGAACTACGTGGACAAGTGGGGCGTCGATGACGACCTCCGCGAGTTAGCGGGCCGGCTCGCGGACGTGACCAGCGACGACACCTACACGCGGGTGCTTGGCGATCGGGATATCACGAGTTACTGA
- a CDS encoding helix-turn-helix domain-containing protein, translating into MIDEKEFRVLSALESPKDRQELSEELEYQEATISDAFGGLERRNLITRERVGTRSVAKPSDARCVEVFQSLTKANPHVDFADLLTPSMLNMLYYLGSDDPWTATELAERTGHNRSTIYRNLRTLTNRAMVTKEHSQYRLRAEFDELHVFAYELRHHVHRVTIKRDVEGGTIVWESHDEFLVRTDGDVEDPNYHRTGLDAFAEYGLQFFTTSEQYYFYSEDRESLTPADLVCHLLLIENDSRHRKYALLLVAETGLTEEDLEETARNYGIEDIVMSLVEFLRTDGEITAEQTPQWEEFEALASEYEVDRNHRSSP; encoded by the coding sequence ATGATTGATGAGAAAGAGTTTAGGGTCCTTTCTGCTCTAGAATCTCCAAAAGATAGACAGGAGCTATCCGAGGAGTTAGAGTACCAAGAAGCGACTATCTCTGACGCGTTTGGAGGCCTAGAACGACGGAATCTGATCACCAGGGAACGTGTTGGAACTCGTTCCGTCGCCAAGCCAAGCGATGCACGGTGTGTGGAGGTGTTTCAGTCCCTTACGAAGGCGAATCCCCACGTCGATTTCGCCGATCTACTCACGCCTTCGATGCTGAACATGTTGTACTACCTTGGCAGTGACGACCCGTGGACGGCGACTGAGCTTGCAGAACGAACCGGACACAATCGCTCGACGATCTATCGAAACCTTCGGACGCTAACGAATCGAGCAATGGTGACGAAGGAACACAGTCAGTATAGACTCAGAGCGGAGTTCGACGAGCTCCACGTCTTCGCGTACGAGCTCCGACATCACGTTCACCGCGTCACAATCAAGCGTGATGTCGAAGGCGGAACGATCGTCTGGGAATCCCACGACGAGTTTCTCGTTCGAACTGACGGTGACGTAGAAGATCCGAATTATCATCGGACAGGTCTCGATGCGTTTGCCGAGTACGGACTCCAGTTCTTCACGACGTCCGAGCAGTACTACTTCTATTCGGAAGACCGCGAATCACTTACTCCGGCGGACCTCGTCTGTCATCTCCTTCTGATAGAGAACGACTCACGACACCGGAAGTACGCACTCTTGCTCGTTGCTGAGACGGGACTGACAGAAGAGGATCTCGAAGAGACTGCAAGGAATTACGGAATCGAGGATATCGTGATGTCGCTCGTAGAGTTTTTGCGTACCGATGGCGAGATCACAGCAGAACAAACGCCGCAGTGGGAAGAGTTCGAGGCGCTTGCTTCCGAGTACGAGGTTGATAGAAATCATCGAAGTAGTCCATAG